From one Rhineura floridana isolate rRhiFlo1 chromosome 4, rRhiFlo1.hap2, whole genome shotgun sequence genomic stretch:
- the OLIG3 gene encoding oligodendrocyte transcription factor 3: MNSDSSSVSSRASSPDMDEMYLRDHHHHHHHHHHHHSVSSTQSEVGQKSSGEGLSRSGSKGSSGESSKYKIKKQLSEQDLQQLRLKINGRERKRMHDLNLAMDGLREVMPYAHGPSVRKLSKIATLLLARNYILMLTSSLEEMKRLVGEIYGGHHSAFHCGTVGHSAGHPAHPSSAVHPVHPILGSTLSSANSSAPLSASLPGIGAIRPPHSLLKTPSAPPALQLGGGFQHWAGLPCPCSICQMPPPPHLSALTTTASLARISTEAKDLLK; this comes from the coding sequence ATGAATTCTGACTCCAGCTCTGTCTCCAGCAGAGCTTCCTCGCCAGACATGGATGAGATGTACCTAAGGgaccatcaccaccatcaccaccaccatcaccaccaccactcggTCTCCTCCACCCAAAGCGAGGTGGGTCAGAAGAGCTCGGGCGAAGGCCTCTCGCGGAGCGGCTCCAAGGGCTCCTCGGGCGAAAGCAGCAAGTACAAGATCAAGAAGCAGCTCTCCGAGCAGGACCTCCAGCAGCTCCGGCTGAAGATCAACGGGCGCGAGCGCAAGCGGATGCACGACCTCAACCTTGCCATGGACGGGCTTCGGGAGGTGATGCCCTACGCCCACGGGCCCTCGGTGAGGAAGCTCTCCAAGATCGCCACCCTCCTGCTGGCCAGAAACTACATCCTGATGCtcaccagctccttggaggagatgAAGAGGCTGGTGGGGGAGATCTACGGGGGGCACCACTCCGCCTTCCACTGTGGGACTGTGGGCCATTCCGCCGGGCATCCTGCCCACCCCTCCAGCGCCGTCCACCCGGTCCACCCCATCCTAGGCAGCACCTTGTCGTCCGCCAACAGCTCCGCGCCGCTCTCGGCTTCGCTGCCCGGGATCGGCGCCATCCGCCCCCCGCACTCTTTGCTCAAGACTCCCTCCGCGCCTCCCGCCCTCCAGCTCGGCGGGGGCTTCCAGCACTGGGCCGGCTTGCCTTGCCCCTGTAGCATCTGCCAGATGCCCCCTCCGCCTCACCTCTCGGCTCTCACCACGACGGCCAGCTTGGCCAGGATCTCGACAGAAGCCAAGGACTTACTCAAGTGA